In Toxoplasma gondii ME49 chromosome X, whole genome shotgun sequence, a single genomic region encodes these proteins:
- a CDS encoding hypothetical protein (encoded by transcript TGME49_236870~Signal peptide predicted by SignalP 2.0 HMM (probability 0.900) with cleavage site probability 0.841 at residue 45~Predicted trans-membrane domain (TMHMM2.0):28-48:154-177): MAAASSFLWPPVRRQQLPQRLRPFLHKVTFFTGCVVSLIFQVGVAAPFQQTETRASLRNLGFPPASSAMLLGDSPHDTPGHEEDKLGAHRRTSDSLDGRVLEPVHADSKEEELDDDEDESVSVPVDKRLAKHYRLPLDAVDTRRYPHTKKAGNRVKILFSDMIPGGLAVAVLALILWQRHMTPPQLPDFVPALRPGQQLAPPYEPWTSVATNPN, translated from the coding sequence ATGGCTGCCGCATCTTCCTTCCTGTGGCCACCTGTGCGGCGGCAACAGTTACCCCAGAGACTTCGTCCTTTTTTACATAAAGTTACGTTTTTTACAGGCTGTGTCGTTTCACTAATTTTCCAGGTCGGAGTTGCAGCTCCTTTccagcagacagagacacgagcaTCTCTCAGGAACCTAGGTTTCCCTCCCGCGTCCAGTGCCATGCTGTTGGGTGATTCACCGCACGACACTCCAGGACACGAGGAAGACAAACTTGGTGCACACAGACGTACTTCCGATTCACTTGACGGCAGGGTGCTGGAGCCAGTACATGCAGAttcgaaggaagaagaacttgATGACGACGAGGATGAATCGGTTTCTGTGCCTGTTGACAAACGCCTGGCGAAGCACTATCGCCTTCCCCTGGACGCAGTTGACACTCGTCGTTACCCGCATACAAAGAAAGCCGGTAATAGAGTAAAGATTCTATTTTCCGATATGATCCCTGGGGGTTTAGCAGTGGCCGTTTTGGCCTTAATTCTGTGGCAGCGGCATATGACGCCACCACAACTGCCAGACTTCGTGCCAGCATTGAGGCCAGGTCAGCAGCTGGCACCTCCGTATGAGCCGTGGACAAGCGTGGCAACCAATCCTAACTGA
- a CDS encoding hypothetical protein (encoded by transcript TGME49_236880): MPRYIRCSASGLSPLESGYPVVPSVTLQLDNKVVLCSLKRWSLSSVLLTREVSCLTPVLPDGYSCKDLRAYLSCESHWNTSQRYLGFVFTEKIHRKRCRSQCLHNASCRGVNPIARNCDYDRLMQTSCTRYRPLVTEGDDRASGLKCAGVLSVSLWRRVAQLFSRKDVATPSTTVHFVRVASGCLQRCTGLATRQDETDVAWQQQIVKETWLGNISR, translated from the coding sequence ATGCCCAGATACATACGTTGCAGCGCCAGTggtttgtctcctctggaaAGCGGATATCCCGTAGTTCCATCAGTGACACTTCAATTGGACAACAAAGTGGTTTTATGTTCGTTAAAACGGTGGTCACTTTCCTCAGTTTTATTAACGCGAGAGGTTTCATGCCTTACGCCCGTTTTACCGGATGGGTATTCATGTAAAGACCTTCGGGCATATTTAAGCTGCGAATCCCACTGGAATACATCGCAGCGCTACTTAGGTTTTGTTTTCACAGAGAAAATACACCGCAAGAGATGCAGGTCGCAATGCTTACACAACGCTTCATGTCGCGGAGTCAATCCTATCGCCAGGAACTGCGATTATGACCGGCTCATGCAAACGAGCTGTACGCGGTACCGACCTCTTGTTACTGAAGGGGATGATAGGGCTTCAGGCCTAAAGTGCGCTGGCGTTCTTAGTGTGAGTCTGTGGAGAAGGGTAGcacagcttttttctcgaaagGATGTCGCAACACCCTCCACCACTGTGCATTTCGTACGAGTCGCCAGTGGCTGTCTACAACGCTGCACCGGCTTAGCAACACGTCAAGATGAAACAGACGTGGCTTGGCAACAACAAATAGTGAAGGAGACTTGGCTTGGCAACATATCACGGTAG
- a CDS encoding hypothetical protein (encoded by transcript TGME49_236890~Predicted trans-membrane domain (TMHMM2.0):40-63:148-168), whose protein sequence is MYTERSSLSAAVVMEKEGVTPSQCYAIPPEREDAMTLVTQMFWRWTIAFLALIYVVATQANASRPATVRKQSNDADGEGEVDTGVAGRQTSMPTTHIGGLAGRGHRGKQTRKQYIHLDALNEDVEPEIKEPSLRPLSQKATRRAKWSRLLLELLPAAVFVSLLITMMSRARPVTRVHETVTNFLYRQGVDVSRQLQELRDERQREIEAEFVDIPPDLE, encoded by the exons ATGTATACCGAAAGATCTTCGCTCTCAGCTGCAGTTGTGATGGAAAAAGAAGGGGTGACGCCGAGCCAGTGTTACGCAATTCCCCCTGAA CGGGAAGACGCCATGACGCTCGTGACTCAGATGTTCTGGCGGTGGACAATCGCCTTTCTCGCCCTAATATACGTTGTTGCAACTCAAGCGAATGCTTCACGGCCAGCCACAGTGAGGAAACAATCGAAtgacgcagacggagaaggagaggttGACACTGGTGTCGCAGGTCGCCAGACATCAATGCCTACCACTCACATCGGGGGCCTCGCTGGACGTGGACATCGGGGAAAACAAACTAGAAAACAGTACATTCATCTAGACGCGTTGAATGAGGATGTGGAACCGGAAATCAAGGAACCGTCACTGCGGCCCCTCTCCCAGAAAGCGACTCGAAGAGCCAAATGGTCGAGACTTCTTTTGGAGTTGCTTCCCGCAGCTGTTTTCGTTAGCCTTCTGATAACCATGATGTCCCGGGCACGACCAGTGACCAGGGTACACGAGACGGTAACTAATTTTCTCTATCGTCAAGGCGTCGATGTTTCCAGGCAACTACAGGAGTTAAGGGATGAACGACAGCGTGAGATAGAGGCAGAATTCGTCGATATTCCCCCAGACTTGGAATAG